A stretch of the Chlamydia pecorum E58 genome encodes the following:
- a CDS encoding LifA/Efa1-related large cytotoxin produces the protein MPVSNPITPAQGIASSNSSSSHPLSPKRLRTKESFERSVSVYDNITLPKNASIEDVLRIGQQLQDQFHNLTGGGGGSENISFSVSPSHHSGNWKTSFLYNLAQVIAQIFPSTMQPIRVRPVTIPPSQGNTSSSETPLSPKENLKTEEHLLPTNTSHPSPRKRKTTFLLNPVNVRKYTHPFLQTEPLSKVSAPSSVLSRRKRAVPEQPQQSQQEQATGSKPSKYDLTEKNIEEKLKLTPEQKALITGDLEKLKKAINKYNALKEKNSKVGQEVLIRQSVLLDSIQKKLYPKEKAQKTQAAAKPKEDKAKAEPAKAPEAPKPEEKSKTSIEEVLLEVKTEFKSHRVQIEKILHGIWIAGAPPEGTENYIKIFLQTYKDFDFFFWVDKKTYAAAKFSGIMKKIAFAAAVEDLRASTDQSVQAFIKDYDELKKKYDEKYTQANTEEEKGKYLDDLKKLLEKHNKISEEIRSRFDILFLKNMIIMQDNFFNYCQLKGIGNINDEVRVEYLEKEIKLPAEEITQYKELIKTNEEKVKKIIKAVNDDLGEERVKLKDISELKSMQEAQNVYNYELEALLRWNYAAATDQVRMYMLKELGGIYTDLDMMPSYSQDILEIIQKHSSSKEKTKEKPPTPEDNRLFEDMFCRRAISDAVLKLATGKETEVSLEKIEKDIDLTRLRESDKPKLQALFKDLEKFAKENPPDKPKTAKKGEEAKKSEEGEKAKGAEGGKSEDGATVKKKSFFQPMSEMTVRDTMPILRRYHHYDELGWFIRGLNGLMMAHKGSAAVDAVIRGQQEAYQELAALRQEVLSGAFFKSLEDLIHRKHQSLIGGRLVSNFLAKSLFFDFRQDSIMPEAVSTLGITGPDLIAEVLVEEYRKWGPIGKDFLSPRGNKLGDDAFLGSYTKIFPDPKDKSKFTLDWLSPKSVGSNDVTPADESTWCGSKKRCVAELLFSDNTKFNSYKPKAVTRTRIDIEKFTSLWSEESKKKLPPGLLERFNVFIEEQTLDILKLADIDQQIYAAMSAIQDKDPAAKASLFSLQLQLANLLRSVQFPIENRVHFFPQAQNLQKQTHADYIKSIELYLKTSSTTNIVLWHSDQQNWMLLFKQLLTIAERRVAIDGLLNPKEKEKKKDKEKDKEKEKKPESSSGSDSSDSEWSEAHKDFSKYKELLQKYEELKARDTFSLLTEAELSTFLETTTKIAEHRELFSVIDQIETSISSGYTYRTLEDKIIKWFSLPENDRRNHLLDLLKQLEKDVNKKESKPKQKEHKEWLESLYDQAKGKWIDEPKKNIQDLLKKFEGNPRVILRNADEFLSKNELFQKMILTGYPFADSLEIMRFMVADEGISGIFSKEPILPPPSHSLVGILKELYGESSIDLQDALPAVYEWILANEENTKEEAFRLLPEGLGEKLKDKLPHDLLVPPIDSSVSPLGVHYSVERGIESENVMASMGGGFFNSVTYSMARYMEALFELQQKILKKELKSESEIKSILEKKGAGPLYNTERAKLLLEYSKLGYYLSLKEINTAAAGLHNLGQASAHLITQPIPGAGRVILRDHDFGLPLATSMTDPVGLRSYDYSGIGGRKDVFSTPPDVPTLHKIIDRVKYNLIDWPEFSSKFSGIFGDLAFRLGAKTLELHPQTFLYRIEGRCMGLSYLFLNAQDKMSYSTLQHNLVTVSSLFQTKERDKLPLSQQDNKFLKRALDLIEWLQHRGNRELQIGGVLSSLEWDISSLTKLFEKPSTSSVLVTTPTHVVTLHFFNGIARVTDPNFGHVDFPTLEAALYFIEFMVQVTSEIKARYGISDDKTVSEQLKVYVADSPEARNFLQETTDAGLLTNHQMTTLERMIVRGEVTFSGIRTTWSTLFGMGLTLGGKRIDEKVKETDLDKALIDGDVLSDYLSRNSLDESSVALAKTLVTVLGFVEGTQVISPTMITETPNDVTSLFQTSREKVQHFKKIIQAFFLDLSQKIKNSGLKDTDNVSVKSVTLEENGDAIVSLEKTETSNKKPQKTLVTISLSLKEISEAFKTFGKSLNELASTGVMDIELGLSVLSLIQYARLVDAGKGDSAQAIFSALLDVKELAEMTLGTIIQALQKKFITPTGIDGFRTETVLAQQLQKVGTRVGGTVGKALSFASRVLELPVLETVAGVWGLVTSVEELIHAKTHSEHVAAKVQVSFDVITLGMTVSSVVAPLVMLAVGPIAAIGMGATSIARNVAYKEERHYAWLEYKRFLETAAKHVLFAYPHKHLLDLSGNQVLGDVFLDLRTNPPILKGKPSYNYDSLLGSVPEWTDKQVRNRLGYAFSITPEWALAKGHANSLWPREIPKIPKGIYETVYLGYGITYKVHTEIVYLSNQITWRDAVLDATSRYYKPPLTEEGKSSTIIGGDAPLNVIMLRLLDEVTPSRVNQTMKYKDYKVNIVGGKGGVTVQIGGAGIYNITGNPNVKNTISFRAIPEPLGVTFNLSNHNEQLVPLTRTNGTKIEPLKIKQKGFNIIAGSAGGYDILVGERDTHFYVSPGGGKIYSGIGKNWYHIPRLKGRLDIILATNSTEHMLLMETFSYNWLPVYENINLLPRNTIANSTTNNTVGIFISNIDNSTSFERWENKFTVKLADGITLQAQKHIYGNATETNSTINATYVTTLGINTVDQPTWQKSYPEEPSYVEAILDWLKEMGWWFVPEVTILQKEETTNFYSKYKTLVYHPNPFTELDLHPQPGYHTRIDGSVGDTYIFSESPKANISTVELTLAEDADAPQTVDLSLLVPTSIRGKMTNHTKNGTSIDLEISSPRYTLPLQVNWLEHHFPRGTRFDIFSNHNPRLGEWYEILNKNASIWHNLFMNSTLIPERLVGIHSLNNTVSLMISSLRRNNEHILGVENRGAVNLKVVGQMYAGKIKGAMENRHWHTFSQLLSKFDITIPAHSIKHLAFKGEAETNDTILFRSYLEPAILDVTNSSTIDYHKWSFYDQIRVYKTTLNLEGFQMYNITKAEPNLNRLLMFVQKQVRIQGRDLHMKFFHIRTGSGIGAINILFKDFFVDDMSSITERTIEGEVKPILVENPISLIDPTYKEHLKHTLGDTQIDLIQYLQEFGTTTHTLQLNYNKETHELELPRQYELKQLVALTYVVDAKESITKENSWLFLDKAMKEYRLPLPTISETYYYLDPANGNLYISKVISNNESSESKLEQAFVLVLPGFKTRWQEYQNIFISNTRTGSLAATSGSGLMFVGPELRHIEFDTKRTIGGTSLPERVSSRSGIVFPTTDQVMVYNPALARRFYTYADYILWILKDRANGDSKRAKAYDIYMLEACMSLKGDKPEWKIPPSFIQFAFAYYRAWVSQWIKHRIQRGTLISLPAKSIQVSLITTQTEYFANKRRGGFHVFYSIYGLNNKLVDHKSPGDMVFDISEDVILTVKKVDESDYDKRKIYVVLDLATEEERKLRADKNVILIPGGENARKRR, from the coding sequence CTTACTGAAAAAAACATTGAAGAGAAGCTAAAGCTTACTCCTGAGCAAAAAGCTCTCATTACAGGGGATTTAGAGAAATTAAAGAAGGCAATCAATAAGTACAATGCTCTTAAAGAAAAGAACTCCAAAGTAGGGCAGGAGGTCTTAATCCGCCAATCTGTTCTTTTAGATAGCATTCAAAAGAAACTCTATCCCAAAGAAAAGGCACAAAAAACTCAAGCTGCTGCAAAACCAAAAGAAGACAAGGCTAAAGCTGAACCCGCAAAAGCTCCCGAAGCTCCTAAGCCTGAGGAAAAGTCTAAAACTTCAATTGAAGAGGTCCTTCTTGAAGTAAAAACGGAGTTTAAGTCCCATCGTGTTCAGATAGAGAAGATCCTTCATGGGATTTGGATCGCTGGGGCGCCTCCAGAGGGGACTGAAAACTATATCAAAATATTCTTACAAACCTATAAGGATTTTGACTTCTTCTTCTGGGTAGATAAAAAGACTTATGCTGCGGCGAAGTTCTCTGGGATCATGAAAAAAATCGCTTTTGCAGCTGCTGTAGAGGACCTTAGAGCCTCTACAGATCAAAGCGTTCAAGCCTTTATTAAAGACTACGACGAACTCAAAAAGAAATACGATGAAAAATATACACAAGCAAATACCGAAGAAGAGAAAGGTAAGTATCTTGATGACCTTAAAAAACTCTTAGAGAAGCATAACAAGATAAGTGAAGAGATCCGCTCACGCTTTGACATTCTGTTCCTAAAGAACATGATCATCATGCAAGATAATTTCTTCAACTACTGCCAGTTAAAAGGTATCGGCAACATCAATGATGAAGTAAGAGTAGAATACCTGGAGAAAGAGATCAAGCTTCCAGCAGAAGAAATCACACAATACAAAGAGCTCATCAAAACTAATGAAGAGAAAGTTAAAAAGATTATCAAAGCAGTAAATGATGATCTGGGGGAGGAACGCGTAAAGCTCAAAGACATTTCAGAGCTAAAGTCAATGCAGGAAGCTCAAAATGTGTACAATTATGAACTCGAAGCCCTACTACGCTGGAACTACGCCGCAGCTACGGACCAGGTTCGTATGTATATGCTGAAAGAGCTTGGGGGAATTTATACTGACTTGGATATGATGCCCTCATATTCCCAAGACATCTTAGAGATTATTCAAAAACACAGCTCAAGCAAAGAAAAAACCAAAGAAAAACCTCCCACTCCTGAAGACAACCGGCTATTTGAGGATATGTTTTGCCGAAGAGCTATCTCTGATGCGGTACTGAAATTAGCTACAGGGAAAGAAACAGAAGTTTCTTTAGAGAAGATTGAGAAAGACATAGATTTAACGCGATTAAGAGAATCTGATAAGCCTAAACTTCAAGCGTTATTTAAAGATTTAGAAAAATTCGCTAAGGAAAACCCTCCAGACAAACCTAAAACAGCCAAAAAAGGCGAGGAGGCTAAGAAAAGTGAGGAAGGAGAAAAAGCTAAGGGCGCTGAAGGAGGAAAATCAGAAGACGGAGCAACAGTCAAAAAGAAAAGCTTTTTCCAACCTATGTCAGAAATGACTGTTCGAGATACGATGCCAATCTTAAGACGATATCATCATTACGACGAGCTTGGATGGTTCATTCGAGGACTCAATGGCTTGATGATGGCACACAAGGGAAGCGCTGCTGTAGATGCGGTTATTCGAGGGCAACAAGAAGCTTATCAGGAACTTGCAGCTCTTAGACAAGAAGTTCTTTCTGGAGCCTTTTTCAAATCTTTGGAAGATCTCATTCATCGCAAACACCAGTCGTTAATTGGAGGACGGCTAGTTTCTAATTTCTTAGCAAAAAGTTTGTTTTTTGACTTTCGTCAAGACTCCATTATGCCTGAAGCTGTCAGTACCCTAGGGATTACCGGTCCAGATCTCATTGCTGAGGTTCTTGTTGAGGAATATCGAAAGTGGGGACCCATAGGAAAAGACTTCCTCAGCCCCAGGGGAAATAAGCTCGGAGATGATGCCTTTCTAGGGTCTTATACCAAGATCTTTCCCGACCCGAAAGATAAAAGTAAGTTCACCCTAGATTGGTTATCCCCAAAATCTGTTGGAAGTAACGACGTTACGCCCGCAGATGAGAGTACTTGGTGCGGAAGTAAAAAGAGATGCGTTGCGGAGCTATTATTTTCAGATAATACTAAGTTCAACTCCTATAAACCGAAAGCGGTGACACGTACCCGTATAGATATAGAAAAATTTACCTCCTTATGGTCAGAAGAAAGCAAGAAAAAACTCCCCCCAGGGTTGCTTGAACGCTTTAACGTCTTTATCGAAGAGCAAACCCTAGACATATTAAAGCTCGCAGATATAGACCAACAGATCTATGCTGCAATGTCTGCAATTCAAGATAAAGATCCTGCTGCTAAAGCCTCTTTATTTTCTCTGCAGCTGCAACTTGCTAACTTACTTCGCTCTGTTCAGTTTCCTATAGAAAATCGGGTGCATTTCTTCCCACAAGCGCAAAATTTACAAAAGCAAACACACGCAGATTATATAAAATCCATAGAGCTCTATTTAAAGACATCTTCAACTACAAACATTGTTTTATGGCACAGCGATCAACAAAACTGGATGCTACTCTTCAAACAACTCCTTACCATAGCAGAACGTCGTGTCGCTATAGATGGCCTTCTCAATCCTAAGGAAAAGGAAAAAAAGAAAGATAAGGAGAAGGACAAAGAAAAAGAGAAAAAACCTGAATCCTCTTCTGGATCTGACAGTTCAGATAGCGAGTGGAGTGAAGCACATAAAGACTTCTCTAAATATAAAGAGCTCTTACAAAAGTATGAGGAGCTTAAAGCTCGTGATACATTCTCTCTTCTTACAGAGGCTGAGCTTTCTACGTTTTTAGAAACGACTACGAAGATAGCAGAGCATCGAGAACTGTTCTCTGTAATAGATCAGATCGAAACAAGTATCTCTTCAGGGTACACCTACCGTACTTTAGAAGACAAGATAATCAAGTGGTTTTCTCTTCCTGAGAACGACCGCCGTAATCACCTCCTAGATCTGCTAAAACAACTCGAAAAAGATGTAAATAAGAAAGAATCCAAACCAAAGCAGAAAGAACATAAGGAATGGCTAGAGTCTTTATATGACCAAGCTAAAGGAAAATGGATAGATGAACCTAAGAAAAACATCCAGGATCTTCTTAAGAAGTTTGAAGGGAATCCTCGCGTAATCCTAAGAAATGCTGATGAGTTTCTTTCAAAAAATGAGCTGTTTCAAAAAATGATCCTTACAGGCTATCCCTTTGCGGATTCCTTGGAAATTATGCGTTTCATGGTTGCAGATGAGGGAATTTCTGGGATCTTCTCCAAAGAGCCTATCCTTCCGCCTCCTTCACATTCCCTTGTAGGCATCTTAAAAGAACTTTATGGAGAGAGCTCTATAGATCTTCAAGACGCCCTCCCTGCGGTGTATGAATGGATCCTTGCTAATGAAGAAAATACAAAAGAAGAAGCTTTTCGCCTTCTTCCAGAAGGCTTAGGGGAGAAGTTAAAGGATAAGCTCCCTCATGATCTTCTAGTCCCTCCTATAGATTCTTCCGTCTCTCCCTTAGGAGTGCACTACTCTGTAGAAAGAGGAATAGAGTCGGAAAACGTTATGGCCTCCATGGGAGGAGGGTTCTTCAACTCTGTAACTTACTCCATGGCACGATATATGGAGGCCCTCTTTGAACTACAGCAAAAGATCCTAAAAAAAGAATTAAAATCCGAATCAGAAATTAAATCAATTTTAGAGAAAAAGGGTGCAGGACCCTTATATAATACAGAGCGCGCAAAGTTATTATTAGAGTATTCAAAACTTGGGTACTATCTTTCGTTAAAAGAGATCAACACGGCTGCAGCGGGCCTACACAACTTAGGGCAGGCCTCTGCACACCTAATTACCCAACCTATTCCTGGAGCAGGGCGTGTGATCCTTAGGGATCATGACTTTGGGCTTCCTCTAGCGACTTCTATGACAGACCCTGTAGGATTACGCTCTTATGACTATTCTGGAATAGGGGGCAGAAAGGATGTTTTCTCTACTCCTCCCGATGTTCCAACACTTCATAAGATTATAGATAGAGTCAAGTACAATCTGATAGACTGGCCAGAGTTTTCTTCGAAGTTCTCAGGAATTTTTGGAGATTTAGCCTTTCGCCTAGGAGCAAAGACCTTAGAGCTTCACCCTCAGACCTTTCTCTATAGAATAGAGGGCCGCTGTATGGGGCTTTCCTATCTATTTTTAAACGCCCAAGACAAAATGTCTTACTCGACGTTACAACATAACTTAGTTACAGTTTCTTCATTATTTCAAACGAAAGAGCGAGATAAGCTTCCCCTATCACAGCAAGATAATAAATTTCTGAAACGCGCCTTAGACCTTATAGAGTGGCTACAACATCGTGGTAATCGTGAGTTGCAGATAGGTGGTGTTCTATCCTCACTCGAATGGGATATCAGTTCTCTAACAAAATTATTTGAAAAACCTTCGACATCGAGTGTCCTTGTTACAACTCCTACGCATGTAGTCACTCTACACTTCTTTAATGGCATAGCCCGAGTCACAGATCCAAACTTTGGTCATGTCGACTTTCCTACTCTAGAAGCTGCGTTGTATTTTATTGAATTTATGGTGCAAGTCACCTCTGAAATAAAAGCTCGCTATGGAATCTCAGATGACAAAACAGTTTCTGAACAGCTTAAAGTTTATGTTGCAGACTCTCCGGAAGCAAGAAACTTCCTACAGGAAACTACAGATGCAGGTCTTTTAACAAACCATCAGATGACCACATTAGAACGCATGATCGTTCGAGGAGAGGTGACTTTCTCCGGGATACGAACAACGTGGTCTACATTATTTGGAATGGGGCTAACCTTAGGAGGCAAACGTATCGATGAGAAAGTCAAAGAAACTGATCTTGATAAAGCTCTTATAGATGGGGACGTTCTATCTGACTATCTTTCTAGAAACTCTCTTGATGAATCCAGCGTAGCATTAGCTAAAACACTAGTTACAGTCTTAGGGTTTGTAGAAGGAACACAAGTCATAAGTCCAACTATGATCACGGAAACTCCTAACGATGTAACTTCTTTGTTTCAAACATCGCGAGAAAAAGTCCAACATTTCAAAAAAATAATACAAGCATTCTTTTTAGACCTATCACAAAAAATTAAGAATTCTGGTCTTAAAGATACTGACAATGTCTCAGTAAAATCCGTAACTCTAGAAGAGAACGGCGATGCTATAGTCTCTTTAGAAAAAACAGAAACTTCAAACAAAAAACCTCAAAAAACTCTTGTGACAATTTCTTTGAGTCTCAAAGAAATAAGCGAAGCCTTTAAGACTTTTGGCAAAAGTTTGAATGAGCTTGCAAGTACTGGAGTTATGGACATAGAACTGGGATTATCTGTGCTATCTTTAATTCAATATGCCCGCTTAGTAGACGCTGGCAAAGGGGATAGCGCCCAGGCAATTTTTAGTGCTTTACTTGACGTTAAAGAACTCGCAGAGATGACTCTGGGGACCATAATTCAAGCGCTGCAAAAGAAATTCATAACACCTACAGGAATCGATGGATTTCGAACAGAGACAGTGTTAGCACAACAATTACAAAAAGTAGGAACTCGAGTAGGAGGTACAGTTGGAAAAGCTCTTAGCTTCGCATCTCGTGTTCTAGAGCTTCCTGTTCTTGAAACAGTAGCTGGAGTTTGGGGACTCGTTACAAGCGTAGAAGAGTTGATTCACGCCAAAACTCATAGCGAGCACGTGGCAGCTAAAGTACAAGTATCTTTCGATGTCATTACCTTAGGAATGACAGTGTCTTCTGTTGTTGCTCCTCTTGTTATGCTTGCCGTAGGTCCTATAGCTGCTATTGGCATGGGAGCCACCTCTATTGCAAGAAACGTTGCCTATAAGGAAGAACGACACTATGCCTGGCTAGAATATAAAAGGTTCTTAGAAACAGCAGCTAAACATGTCTTATTTGCCTATCCACACAAGCATTTGTTAGATTTGTCTGGAAACCAGGTATTGGGAGATGTGTTCCTAGACCTAAGAACAAATCCTCCTATTTTAAAAGGAAAGCCATCCTATAATTATGACTCTTTGCTTGGAAGCGTCCCCGAATGGACAGACAAACAAGTACGAAACCGGTTGGGTTATGCTTTTAGCATCACTCCAGAATGGGCGTTAGCCAAAGGACATGCCAATAGCCTATGGCCTAGGGAAATCCCTAAAATTCCCAAAGGGATTTATGAAACCGTCTATCTAGGTTACGGAATCACATATAAAGTCCATACAGAGATCGTCTATCTTTCCAATCAAATCACATGGCGAGATGCTGTATTAGATGCAACCTCTCGATATTATAAGCCTCCTCTTACTGAAGAGGGGAAATCTTCCACAATCATAGGGGGAGATGCTCCTCTTAATGTCATTATGTTGCGCCTACTAGACGAAGTTACTCCTTCTAGAGTCAACCAAACAATGAAATACAAAGATTATAAAGTAAATATTGTTGGTGGTAAGGGAGGAGTCACAGTTCAAATAGGTGGAGCTGGAATCTACAATATCACTGGAAACCCTAATGTAAAAAATACGATTTCCTTTAGAGCAATTCCAGAACCTCTCGGCGTAACCTTTAACCTATCCAATCATAATGAACAGCTCGTACCTCTCACCCGCACTAATGGAACAAAGATCGAACCACTAAAAATCAAGCAGAAAGGGTTTAATATCATCGCGGGATCGGCAGGAGGATATGATATTTTAGTCGGGGAACGCGATACCCACTTTTATGTAAGCCCTGGAGGAGGAAAAATCTACTCAGGAATAGGGAAGAACTGGTATCACATCCCAAGACTTAAAGGAAGGCTAGACATCATCCTTGCAACAAACTCTACAGAGCATATGCTCTTAATGGAGACGTTCTCATACAACTGGCTTCCAGTATATGAAAACATCAACTTGCTTCCTAGAAACACCATAGCGAATAGCACTACAAATAACACTGTAGGAATCTTCATTTCCAACATAGATAACAGCACCTCCTTTGAACGCTGGGAAAACAAGTTCACCGTAAAGCTTGCTGATGGTATCACACTACAAGCACAAAAGCACATCTATGGAAATGCTACAGAGACTAACTCCACAATAAATGCTACCTATGTTACGACGTTAGGGATCAATACAGTAGATCAGCCTACTTGGCAAAAAAGCTATCCTGAAGAACCTAGCTATGTGGAAGCTATCTTAGATTGGTTAAAAGAAATGGGATGGTGGTTTGTCCCTGAAGTAACGATTCTACAAAAAGAGGAGACTACAAATTTCTACTCAAAATACAAAACTCTAGTCTACCATCCCAATCCTTTCACTGAGTTAGATTTACATCCTCAGCCTGGCTATCATACCCGAATAGACGGCTCTGTAGGGGACACCTATATTTTTTCAGAGTCTCCAAAAGCAAATATCTCTACAGTTGAACTCACTCTAGCAGAAGATGCAGACGCCCCACAAACTGTAGATTTAAGCTTGCTGGTTCCGACATCCATACGAGGGAAAATGACTAACCATACAAAAAATGGAACTAGCATAGACCTTGAAATCTCATCTCCAAGATATACGCTCCCTCTACAAGTAAATTGGTTAGAACATCATTTCCCTAGAGGAACAAGATTTGATATCTTCTCAAACCATAATCCTAGATTAGGAGAGTGGTACGAAATCTTAAATAAGAACGCCTCTATCTGGCACAACTTATTCATGAATAGCACATTAATCCCTGAAAGGCTCGTAGGAATACATAGCTTAAATAATACAGTAAGCTTGATGATCAGCTCGTTACGAAGAAATAACGAGCATATCCTAGGAGTAGAAAATCGAGGAGCTGTAAACCTTAAAGTCGTGGGACAAATGTATGCAGGGAAGATTAAAGGGGCTATGGAAAACCGCCATTGGCATACCTTCTCTCAACTGCTGTCAAAATTTGACATCACCATTCCTGCGCACTCCATAAAACACCTAGCATTTAAAGGAGAGGCAGAAACTAATGATACGATACTGTTCCGTAGCTACCTTGAACCCGCCATCTTGGATGTCACAAATTCCTCCACCATAGATTACCATAAATGGTCGTTCTACGATCAGATCCGTGTTTACAAGACTACCTTAAATCTAGAAGGGTTCCAAATGTACAACATTACAAAAGCGGAACCGAACTTGAACCGCTTGCTAATGTTCGTACAAAAACAGGTCCGCATCCAAGGTAGAGACCTCCATATGAAGTTCTTCCATATCCGCACAGGCTCAGGAATTGGCGCCATAAATATCCTCTTCAAAGACTTCTTTGTCGATGATATGAGCTCTATTACAGAACGAACCATAGAAGGGGAGGTCAAGCCAATCTTAGTAGAAAACCCTATCTCTCTAATTGACCCAACATATAAAGAGCACCTAAAGCACACCCTAGGAGACACCCAAATAGATCTGATCCAATATCTTCAGGAGTTCGGCACTACAACACATACTTTACAACTAAACTACAATAAAGAAACTCACGAGTTAGAACTTCCTAGGCAGTATGAATTGAAACAGCTCGTTGCGCTCACTTATGTTGTGGACGCCAAGGAATCTATAACAAAAGAAAACAGCTGGTTATTCCTAGATAAAGCTATGAAGGAATACCGCCTGCCTCTACCAACAATTTCGGAGACCTACTACTACTTAGATCCTGCAAATGGAAACTTATATATCTCCAAGGTAATCTCTAATAATGAGAGCTCCGAGAGTAAGTTAGAGCAAGCATTTGTTCTTGTTCTTCCTGGATTTAAAACACGATGGCAAGAGTACCAAAACATCTTCATCTCAAATACGAGAACAGGCTCTTTAGCTGCGACTTCAGGATCAGGACTGATGTTCGTAGGACCAGAGTTACGCCATATTGAATTCGATACAAAAAGAACGATAGGGGGGACGTCTTTACCTGAGAGGGTCTCGTCAAGATCGGGGATTGTCTTCCCAACTACAGATCAGGTTATGGTATACAATCCTGCACTTGCACGTAGATTCTATACGTATGCAGATTATATACTCTGGATTCTGAAGGATCGTGCAAATGGTGACTCCAAACGAGCGAAAGCCTATGATATCTATATGCTAGAGGCCTGTATGTCCTTAAAAGGGGATAAACCAGAGTGGAAAATCCCTCCAAGCTTTATACAATTTGCTTTTGCCTACTATCGCGCTTGGGTAAGCCAATGGATAAAACACCGCATACAACGTGGTACACTAATTAGCCTGCCAGCGAAAAGTATTCAAGTGTCCCTAATCACTACACAGACCGAATACTTTGCAAATAAACGAAGAGGAGGTTTCCATGTCTTCTATAGCATCTATGGCTTGAATAATAAGTTGGTCGATCATAAATCTCCAGGAGATATGGTCTTCGATATCTCTGAAGATGTCATCCTCACGGTTAAAAAAGTTGATGAGTCCGACTATGACAAAAGAAAAATCTATGTAGTTCTAGATCTTGCCACTGAAGAAGAACGCAAGTTGCGAGCTGATAAAAATGTGATACTCATTCCCGGAGGAGAGAACGCAAGAAAACGTCGCTAA
- a CDS encoding phospholipase D-like domain-containing protein, producing the protein MSVNNNRSYHSRYYQDGQGSQTSSHSSSTRTRSSVRGARQRHYGEPRRGNYHVVHQSSSTSPSTPSSASHILSMQNYSLPSPSLRMGEGSLHMFSTLDHDLTEMFCQAILSCEKELIVRVFVMDSPKILEAIKNKVVEGVSANLSFHQIYQEEDYARVKQLSESNRNLSLHEYETVTGSKYHKKTVLMDGQRIFLGTGNLTVASLEKDVNIFVEIYSPHLYELIANEVEGSCRIGMETVTYYPIKRNKKLAKQNILKIIRQAKNTIKIAMFILSYEKILSALKNAKKRGVQVQIVVDKNNQPGKELPRELDVLEWTGTGVLHCKVCLVDGDKLFLGSPNWTTSGFCLNCEELIFIQNLTQRHQDVFQRLWETIIASTQPMQSPSQASSSPPSLPSASLAEEDLEEEDEVEAAAISDVACESNLEPNAAEFVPSWMK; encoded by the coding sequence GTGAGCGTCAATAATAATAGGAGCTACCATTCTCGTTATTATCAAGACGGTCAAGGTTCTCAGACTTCTTCGCATTCTTCCTCTACTCGTACTCGCTCTTCAGTTCGGGGGGCGCGTCAACGCCATTACGGTGAACCTCGTAGAGGAAATTATCACGTAGTCCATCAATCATCCTCTACCTCTCCTTCTACTCCCTCTAGTGCATCTCATATTCTTAGCATGCAAAACTATTCTCTCCCTTCCCCTTCTTTGAGAATGGGTGAAGGGAGTCTACACATGTTCTCAACGTTGGATCATGATCTCACAGAGATGTTTTGTCAGGCTATCCTTTCTTGTGAAAAAGAGCTTATTGTCCGAGTCTTTGTGATGGATTCTCCGAAAATATTAGAAGCTATTAAAAATAAAGTTGTTGAAGGAGTTAGTGCCAATCTTTCGTTTCATCAAATTTATCAAGAAGAAGATTATGCAAGAGTAAAACAGCTTTCCGAAAGCAACAGGAACCTTAGTTTACATGAATATGAAACCGTCACAGGTTCAAAGTATCATAAGAAGACAGTTTTAATGGATGGGCAAAGAATATTTCTTGGTACAGGGAACTTGACTGTAGCTTCTCTTGAAAAAGATGTGAACATTTTCGTAGAGATATATAGTCCCCATCTCTATGAGCTAATCGCTAATGAAGTTGAGGGGTCATGTCGAATTGGGATGGAAACGGTAACATATTACCCTATTAAAAGAAATAAAAAGCTAGCAAAACAGAATATTCTTAAAATCATCAGACAGGCAAAGAACACTATCAAAATTGCTATGTTCATTTTATCCTATGAAAAAATTTTGAGTGCTTTGAAGAATGCAAAAAAACGAGGTGTCCAAGTACAAATCGTTGTAGATAAGAATAACCAGCCTGGAAAAGAGCTTCCTCGAGAATTAGATGTATTAGAATGGACTGGAACGGGAGTTCTTCACTGTAAAGTTTGTCTTGTTGATGGAGATAAGCTTTTCTTAGGAAGTCCAAACTGGACTACAAGTGGTTTTTGCTTAAATTGTGAAGAATTGATTTTTATACAAAATCTAACTCAAAGACATCAAGATGTTTTCCAAAGGTTGTGGGAAACAATCATAGCTTCTACCCAACCTATGCAATCTCCTTCTCAAGCATCCTCTTCTCCCCCATCTTTACCCTCCGCCTCTCTTGCTGAAGAAGATTTAGAGGAAGAGGATGAAGTTGAAGCAGCAGCCATTTCTGATGTGGCTTGTGAAAGTAATCTAGAACCTAATGCAGCAGAGTTTGTTCCTTCGTGGATGAAATAA